A single Klebsiella variicola DNA region contains:
- a CDS encoding FAD/NAD(P)-binding protein, translated as MSAEPHIVIIGGGFSGAAVAIELLRLAPNGVRVTLLEPRQSPGAGVAYSTAEPTHRINVPAARMQLAGDEEGAFDHWYRHQPAFAVDVQALRPDGSVYPQRGQFGRYVAQRFADAVASSGGRLRHLRDRALAFHQGTVTTDGGLQLKADLLVLAISHPPPSLPPQAEAWRHHPALIANPWQPGALDAIAPHARVAVMGTGLTMADTVATLDRLGHRGSIVAFSRHGLLSRGNLSGAGTTWPGDYQQGNLRQRLRQIRLDVAYAAQQGLSWQVVLDAVRQQGQRIWQALSVADRQRFLRHLRHYWDVHRYRVAPQVAEVLEARQRTGSLQVQAARLLSISGEGETLRLTLARRGGGVQTLSVDHLILTTGPAHRALTDSQPFLQDLARRGLIRADALGMGLEVDSRSRAVAEPHVEAPPVLVAGPAARGRFGELMGLPQVADHAADVAAQALLTLGIPQDSRCPAY; from the coding sequence ATGAGTGCAGAACCGCATATCGTGATTATCGGCGGCGGCTTTAGCGGCGCGGCGGTGGCGATTGAGCTGCTGCGCCTGGCGCCGAACGGGGTGCGCGTGACGCTGCTGGAGCCGCGCCAGTCCCCCGGGGCCGGGGTGGCCTACTCCACTGCGGAGCCGACGCACCGGATTAACGTTCCGGCCGCTCGCATGCAGCTGGCCGGCGACGAAGAGGGCGCCTTCGATCATTGGTACCGCCATCAGCCTGCCTTTGCCGTCGATGTGCAGGCGCTGCGCCCGGACGGTTCCGTCTACCCTCAGCGCGGCCAGTTTGGTCGCTATGTGGCGCAGCGTTTTGCCGACGCCGTGGCGTCCAGCGGCGGACGGCTTCGCCACCTGCGCGATCGGGCGCTCGCTTTTCATCAGGGGACGGTGACCACCGACGGCGGCCTGCAGCTTAAGGCCGATCTGCTGGTGCTGGCGATCAGTCATCCACCGCCTTCGCTGCCGCCGCAGGCCGAAGCCTGGCGTCATCATCCGGCGCTGATTGCCAACCCGTGGCAGCCCGGCGCGCTCGATGCCATCGCCCCGCACGCCCGGGTGGCGGTGATGGGCACCGGATTAACCATGGCCGATACGGTCGCGACGCTGGACCGGCTGGGCCACCGCGGCAGTATCGTCGCCTTTTCGCGCCACGGCCTGCTGTCGCGCGGCAACCTTAGCGGCGCAGGGACAACCTGGCCCGGCGACTATCAGCAGGGCAACCTGCGTCAGCGCCTGCGTCAGATCCGCCTCGACGTCGCGTATGCGGCGCAGCAGGGCCTGAGCTGGCAGGTGGTGCTGGATGCGGTTCGTCAGCAGGGGCAGCGGATCTGGCAGGCGCTCAGCGTCGCCGATCGCCAGCGTTTTCTGCGCCATCTGCGCCATTACTGGGATGTCCACCGCTACCGCGTGGCGCCGCAGGTCGCCGAGGTGCTGGAGGCGCGCCAGCGCACGGGCAGTCTGCAGGTGCAGGCGGCCAGGCTACTGTCGATAAGCGGTGAAGGCGAAACGCTGCGTCTGACGCTGGCGCGGCGCGGCGGCGGTGTGCAAACCCTGAGCGTCGATCACCTGATCCTGACGACCGGACCCGCACACCGCGCCCTGACCGACAGCCAGCCATTTTTACAGGACCTCGCCCGCCGCGGCCTGATTCGCGCCGATGCCCTCGGCATGGGCCTGGAGGTGGACAGCCGTTCCCGGGCAGTGGCTGAGCCGCACGTTGAGGCGCCGCCGGTGCTGGTGGCCGGTCCGGCCGCCCGCGGGCGTTTTGGCGAACTGATGGGCCTGCCGCAGGTAGCCGACCATGCCGCCGACGTGGCGGCGCAAGCGTTACTCACGCTCGGGATCCCGCAGGACTCCCGATGTCCTGCGTACTGA
- a CDS encoding LLM class flavin-dependent oxidoreductase, giving the protein MSSQREIRLNAFDMNCVGHQSPGLWAHPRDRSWQYKDLEYWVDLARLLERGKFDGLFIADVLGIYDVLNGSGDAAIRQATQVPVNDPLALITPMALVTEHLGFGLTASLSFEHPYPFARRLSTLDHLTKGRVGWNIVTSYLESGARNIGQQTQTDHDTRYDYADEYLQVIYKLLEGSWEDGAVLRDRERKIFSDPRKIHPINHQGQFFSVPGIHLCEPSPQRTPVLYQAGASSRGKQFAAGHAECVFVAAPSKVLLKKTVADIRRRAAEAGRDPHSILIFNLQTVIVGDTDREAQAKWQEYKQYVSYEGALALLSGWTGIDFGQYQPDQVLKYLHTNAIQSAVEAFSTADPNRQWTVQALADWAGIGGFGPLVVGSAQTVADELQSWVEETDVDGFNLAYAVTHETFRDVVELLVPELQKRGVFKQEYREGTLREKLFGAGPRLAAPHPGASYRRDARTAASVEEKVT; this is encoded by the coding sequence ATGTCATCACAACGTGAAATTCGTCTTAACGCTTTCGATATGAACTGCGTCGGCCATCAGTCGCCGGGCCTGTGGGCGCATCCCCGGGATCGCTCCTGGCAGTATAAAGATCTGGAGTACTGGGTGGATCTGGCGCGGCTGCTGGAGCGCGGCAAGTTCGACGGGCTGTTTATCGCCGACGTGCTGGGGATCTATGACGTACTGAACGGCAGCGGCGACGCGGCGATCCGCCAGGCGACGCAGGTTCCGGTCAACGATCCGCTGGCACTGATCACCCCGATGGCGCTGGTGACGGAGCATCTGGGCTTCGGCCTGACCGCCTCGCTGTCGTTTGAGCATCCTTACCCCTTCGCTCGTCGTCTGTCGACGCTCGATCATCTGACCAAAGGGCGGGTGGGCTGGAATATCGTCACCTCCTATCTGGAGAGCGGGGCGCGCAATATCGGCCAGCAGACTCAGACCGATCATGACACCCGCTATGACTATGCCGATGAGTATTTGCAGGTGATCTACAAACTGCTGGAGGGAAGCTGGGAGGACGGGGCGGTGCTGCGCGACAGAGAGCGGAAGATCTTCAGCGATCCGCGGAAAATCCATCCCATTAACCATCAGGGACAGTTCTTTTCCGTGCCGGGGATCCACCTCTGCGAGCCATCCCCGCAGCGCACGCCGGTGCTGTATCAGGCGGGGGCGTCCAGCCGCGGCAAACAGTTCGCCGCCGGCCATGCCGAATGCGTCTTCGTCGCAGCGCCGTCGAAGGTGCTGCTGAAGAAGACGGTGGCGGATATTCGCCGCCGGGCAGCTGAAGCGGGGCGAGATCCGCACAGCATCCTGATCTTCAACCTGCAGACGGTGATTGTCGGCGACACCGACCGCGAGGCGCAGGCGAAGTGGCAGGAATATAAGCAGTACGTCAGCTATGAAGGCGCGCTGGCGCTGCTCTCCGGCTGGACGGGGATCGATTTCGGCCAGTATCAGCCGGATCAGGTGCTGAAGTATCTGCACACCAACGCCATTCAGTCGGCGGTGGAGGCCTTTTCGACCGCTGATCCGAACCGCCAGTGGACGGTGCAGGCCCTGGCCGATTGGGCGGGGATCGGCGGCTTCGGTCCGCTGGTGGTTGGCAGCGCGCAAACCGTGGCGGACGAACTGCAGTCCTGGGTCGAAGAGACGGACGTCGATGGCTTTAACCTCGCCTATGCCGTCACTCACGAAACCTTCCGCGACGTCGTCGAGCTGCTGGTGCCTGAGCTGCAAAAGCGCGGCGTCTTTAAGCAGGAGTACCGCGAGGGGACCCTGCGCGAAAAACTGTTCGGCGCCGGCCCGCGTCTGGCCGCGCCTCACCCGGGCGCCAGCTACCGCCGCGATGCGCGCACGGCGGCATCGGTAGAGGAGAAGGTGACATGA